In Cottoperca gobio chromosome 1, fCotGob3.1, whole genome shotgun sequence, a genomic segment contains:
- the LOC115009122 gene encoding LOW QUALITY PROTEIN: P2Y purinoceptor 14-like (The sequence of the model RefSeq protein was modified relative to this genomic sequence to represent the inferred CDS: inserted 1 base in 1 codon), with the protein MSDRAGEEGASSFNQSLTINQIEVDGSIYCDAVGCPINVFFIIVYSLVFLVGLPLNIFIIKFYFCRAQPKESRSIMVYLKNLAAADFLLCLSLPIRIMNFSSTYDTIRMVNCYFGSTFLFLNMYASIMFMGYIAANRYQKVVKPLRTHILQTVRAAHILCTVTWVILLGATSAFAILTIHTLPPFTSAAVYCEIFHSAELVFLHKIIQSFSMAIFLFVFVSLVFFYYSTIRRVLQAQQRQPASTKLAKARRNMLVLVSVFCFCFVPFHVVFLPISFXGNYSSGSKVLIFVMELTIIMSVLNVCLDPLIYFILCKRFRTQVSLRGVCGN; encoded by the exons ATGAGCGATCGAGCAGGAGAGGAAGGGGCCTCATCCTTCAACCAGTCACTAACTATAAACCAGATCGAAGTCGACGGTTCGATTTACTGTGATGCCGTTGGCTGCCCAATCAACGTCTTCTTTATCATAGTCTACAGTCTCGTGTTTCTG GTGGGTCTCCCCCTCAACATCTTCATCATTAAGTTTTACTTCTGCCGAGCTCAGCCGAAGGAGTCCAGGAGCATTATGGTTTACCTCAAGAACTTGGCAGCCGCCGACTtcctgctctgcctctctctccccatccgcATAATGAACTTTTCCAGCACCTACGACACCATCCGCATGGTCAACTGTTACTTTGGCAgcaccttcctcttcctcaacaTGTACGCCAGCATCATGTTTATGGGCTACATCGCCGCTAACAG atATCAGAAGGTCGTCAAACCTTTAAGAACTCACATCCTGCAGACGGTGAGGGCCGCTCACATCCTGTGCACAGTAACATGGGTTATCCTCCTGGGCGCGACGAGCGCCTTCGCCATCCTGACAATCCACACACTGCCTCCTTTTACCTCTGCCGCAGTATACTGTGAAATCTTTCACAGTGCCGAGCTCGTTTTTCTCCACAAGATCATACAGAGCTTCTCCATGGCCATTTTCCTGTTTGTCTTCGTCTCCCTGGTCTTCTTCTACTACAGCACCATCCGCAGGGTGTTGCAGGCGCAGCAAAGGCAGCCGGCGTCCACCAAGCTTGCAAAGGCGCGCAGGAACATGTTAGTGCTGGTCAGTGTCTTCTGCTTTTGCTTCGTCCCCTTCCACGTGGTTTTCCTACCCATATCTT CGGGGAATTATAGTTCAGGGAGCAAAGTTCTCATCTTCGTGATGGAACTGACCATCATAATGTCAGTTCTCAACGTCTGCCTGGACCCGCTCATCTACTTCATCCTCTGCAAGAGGTTCAGGACCCAGGTTAGTCTGAGAGGGGTGTGTGGAAACTAA
- the LOC115015741 gene encoding LOW QUALITY PROTEIN: microfibril-associated glycoprotein 4-like (The sequence of the model RefSeq protein was modified relative to this genomic sequence to represent the inferred CDS: inserted 4 bases in 2 codons; deleted 1 base in 1 codon): protein MMTMMMQVTSLVALLVLATSVHSDSQFYLPIDCDDIHRHDNTSSSGVYTIYPGGPTTPIHVYCDMDTDGGRWTVFQRRIDGTENFYRPWKHYKTGFGNVAGEYWLGLENIFLLSMRKENELRVDMEDWEGGKASAQYSSFSIESENAGYQLHLGSFTGGAAGEDYWGHNNMKFTTFDKDQDTXGIKNCAQHFLGGFWYSNCHISNLNGMYAPHGAIGLMXNVHVSWQAWKGTKYSLKTVAMKIRSVESCTH from the exons atgatgacgatgatgatgcaG GTGACCTCACTCGTAGCTCTGCTGGTTCTTGCGACCTCCGTTCACTCCGACTCGCAGTTTTATCTGCCCATCGACTGTGATGACATCCATCGCCATGACAACACCAGCTCCAGTGGGGTGTACACCATCTACCCCGGGGGTCCCACCACACCCATACACGTCTACTGTGACATGGACACTGACGGGGGCAGATGGACG GTATTTCAGAGGAGGATCGATGGGACTGAAAACTTCTACAGGCCCTGGAAGCACTATAAGACTGGATTTGGGAACGTGGCCGGAGAATATTGGCTCG GCCTGGAAAACATCTTCCTGCTGAGTATGAGGAAGGAAAATGAGCTGCGGGTGGACATGGAGGActgggagggagggaaggcGTCCGCCCAATACTCCTCCTTCTCAATCGAATCTGAGAACGCCGGCTATCAGCTTCACCTGGGCAGCTTCACTGGCGGAGCGGCAGGTGAGGATTACTGGG GACATAACAACATGAAGTTCACCACGTTTGACAAAGATCAGGATAC TGGGATAAAAAACTGCGCTCAGCATTTTCTAGGTGGATTCTGGTAC AGCAACTGCCACATCAGTAACCTCAACGGCATGTACGCCCCTCATGGTGCCATTGGATTGAT AAACGTCCACGTTAGTTGGCAAGCATGGAAGGGCACGAAATACTCTCTGAAGACTGTTGCTATGAAGATCAGATCAGTCGAGTCgtgcacacattaa